A section of the Streptomyces sp. SLBN-118 genome encodes:
- a CDS encoding DUF742 domain-containing protein, with the protein MAGMSESAQYATDPHHFFDADAGPVVRPYAMTRGRTSSTTRHRLDLIALVVPEAAADDPGRDQLLSPEHVEIVERCGDIPQSIAELAATLDLPVGVVRVLVGDLVEDALVHVTRPVPPAELPDVSILREVINGLRAL; encoded by the coding sequence ATGGCCGGGATGAGTGAATCGGCTCAGTACGCAACCGACCCGCACCACTTCTTCGACGCCGACGCAGGCCCGGTGGTCCGTCCGTACGCCATGACCCGCGGCCGGACGAGCAGTACGACCCGTCATCGGCTGGACCTGATCGCCCTTGTCGTCCCGGAGGCCGCCGCCGACGACCCCGGTCGCGACCAACTGCTGTCGCCGGAGCATGTCGAGATCGTCGAACGCTGCGGCGACATACCTCAGTCGATCGCCGAACTCGCGGCCACTCTCGACCTCCCCGTAGGGGTGGTCCGCGTCCTGGTCGGCGATCTCGTCGAGGACGCCCTGGTGCACGTAACCCGTCCCGTTCCGCCGGCCGAGCTGCCGGATGTGAGCATTCTCCGCGAGGTGATCAATGGTCTTCGGGCGCTCTAG
- a CDS encoding lipid-transfer protein, giving the protein MTGDVAVLGAGMHPWGKWGRSFVEYGTVAARAALADAGIDWRQVESVVGADTVRCGYPGYVAGATFAQALGWQGARVTSVYAACASGAQAINTARSQILSGMADVVLVVGADSAPKGFFAPAGGDRPDDPDWVRFRVLGATNPAYFGLYARRRMALYGDSPEDFALVKVKNAAAGALNPNARYRTAVSAEDVAMSAVVADPLRLLDICATSDGGAALVLSGMDFARRHGVRDPVRIRAVSTVTPTYPKTVLDLPDIATDSAAAVDPFPHTFRASIARAAYEEAGIGPEDLSLAEVYDLSTALELEWYEDIGLCGTGEGAKLVREGATSLGGRIPVNVSGGLASFGEAVPAQAIAQVCELTWQLRGAAGERQVPGARTGITANQGLFGHGSAVVAVR; this is encoded by the coding sequence GTGACCGGCGACGTGGCGGTCCTCGGGGCCGGGATGCACCCGTGGGGCAAATGGGGCCGCAGTTTTGTGGAGTACGGGACGGTCGCGGCCAGGGCCGCGCTCGCCGACGCCGGGATCGACTGGCGGCAGGTGGAGTCCGTGGTCGGCGCGGACACTGTGCGCTGCGGCTATCCCGGTTACGTGGCGGGCGCGACGTTCGCCCAGGCGCTGGGCTGGCAAGGCGCACGCGTCACCAGCGTCTACGCCGCCTGCGCCTCGGGCGCGCAGGCGATCAACACCGCACGATCCCAGATCCTTTCGGGCATGGCCGACGTTGTGCTGGTGGTGGGCGCGGACTCGGCTCCGAAGGGATTCTTCGCACCGGCCGGCGGCGATCGCCCAGACGATCCCGACTGGGTGCGCTTCCGGGTGCTCGGCGCCACCAACCCCGCCTACTTCGGCCTCTACGCACGGCGCCGCATGGCACTGTACGGCGATTCCCCCGAGGACTTCGCGCTGGTCAAGGTCAAGAACGCGGCTGCCGGGGCGCTGAACCCCAACGCCCGCTACCGCACGGCCGTTTCGGCCGAGGACGTCGCCATGTCGGCGGTCGTTGCCGATCCGCTGCGGCTGCTCGACATCTGCGCCACCTCTGACGGAGGGGCCGCGCTGGTGCTGTCCGGCATGGACTTCGCCCGGCGGCACGGGGTCCGTGATCCGGTGCGTATCCGCGCCGTATCGACCGTCACTCCGACCTATCCGAAGACCGTGCTCGATCTCCCGGACATCGCCACCGACTCGGCGGCCGCCGTCGATCCCTTCCCGCACACCTTCCGGGCGTCCATCGCCCGTGCCGCCTACGAGGAAGCGGGCATCGGCCCCGAGGACCTGTCGCTGGCCGAGGTGTACGACCTCTCCACCGCCCTGGAGCTGGAGTGGTACGAGGACATCGGTCTGTGCGGCACGGGCGAGGGCGCCAAGCTGGTGCGCGAGGGCGCCACCTCGCTCGGTGGGCGAATTCCGGTCAATGTCAGCGGCGGGCTCGCGTCCTTCGGCGAGGCGGTGCCAGCGCAGGCCATCGCCCAGGTGTGTGAGCTGACCTGGCAGCTTCGCGGGGCCGCCGGGGAGCGCCAGGTGCCGGGTGCCCGTACCGGAATCACCGCCAATCAGGGGCTGTTCGGCCATGGTTCGGCCGTCGTCGCCGTGCGCTGA
- a CDS encoding DUF962 domain-containing protein, with translation MTQQTFNSYEEFWPYYVAMHSKAATRWVHLTGTLTGLAISAYGLARGRKRYAAALPLIGYGTAWPAHFLIEKNNPATFGHPAWSLRGDVQMIRMMLAGRDGELAEIAAKWLAENR, from the coding sequence ATGACGCAGCAGACATTCAATTCGTACGAGGAGTTCTGGCCGTATTACGTCGCCATGCACTCCAAGGCGGCCACCCGCTGGGTGCATCTGACCGGTACGCTGACCGGCCTCGCGATCAGCGCGTACGGGCTGGCACGCGGCCGGAAGCGGTATGCGGCCGCGCTGCCGCTCATCGGATACGGGACGGCCTGGCCCGCGCATTTCCTCATCGAGAAGAACAACCCCGCGACGTTCGGGCACCCGGCCTGGTCACTGCGCGGCGATGTGCAGATGATCCGGATGATGCTGGCGGGCAGAGACGGGGAGCTGGCCGAGATCGCCGCCAAGTGGCTCGCCGAGAACCGCTGA
- a CDS encoding MIP/aquaporin family protein, with protein MSNGDIFLGEVIGTAILILFGAGVCAAVTLHHSKARASGWVVIAFGWGFGVLAGAYTAAPLSGGHLNPAVTLGVAVDTGEWSKVPLYFLAQMVGAILGAVLAYLVYFAQFQANADKKNALPTLGIFSTGPEIRSPVANMMTEIIATIGLVLPILAFGRNDGIGIGQIPGQNAGIYGSGISILLVSLLVVGIGLSLGGPTGYAINPARDLGPRITHALLPIPNKGTSDWGYAWVPVAGPAIGGLLAGLIFNAAF; from the coding sequence ATGAGCAATGGAGACATCTTTCTCGGTGAGGTCATCGGCACCGCGATACTCATCCTCTTCGGGGCCGGCGTCTGCGCTGCCGTCACCCTCCATCACTCCAAGGCCAGGGCTTCGGGCTGGGTCGTCATCGCCTTCGGCTGGGGCTTCGGCGTGCTGGCGGGGGCGTACACCGCCGCGCCGCTGTCCGGCGGGCATCTCAATCCCGCAGTGACCCTCGGGGTCGCCGTCGACACCGGGGAGTGGAGCAAGGTCCCGCTCTACTTCCTGGCGCAGATGGTCGGAGCGATCCTCGGCGCCGTGCTCGCCTATCTCGTCTACTTCGCACAGTTCCAGGCCAACGCCGACAAGAAGAACGCCCTTCCCACGCTGGGCATCTTCTCGACCGGCCCGGAGATCCGCAGTCCCGTCGCCAACATGATGACCGAGATCATCGCGACGATCGGCCTCGTGCTGCCGATACTCGCCTTCGGCAGGAACGACGGCATCGGCATCGGCCAGATACCCGGACAGAACGCCGGCATCTACGGCTCCGGCATCTCCATCCTTCTGGTGTCGCTGCTGGTCGTCGGCATCGGTCTGTCACTGGGCGGGCCGACCGGTTACGCCATCAACCCGGCTCGTGACCTCGGACCGCGTATCACCCACGCGCTGCTGCCGATCCCCAACAAGGGCACATCGGACTGGGGTTACGCCTGGGTGCCGGTAGCCGGACCCGCCATCGGCGGGCTGCTGGCCGGCCTCATCTTCAACGCAGCCTTCTAG
- a CDS encoding ATP/GTP-binding protein: MVFGRSSRRKPPIEPVTLKLLVAGGFGVGKTTLVGAVSEIRPLRTEETLSEVGRPVDDTEGVESKKTTTVAMDFGRITLREDLVLYIFGTPGQDRFWFLWDELAQGALGAVVLADTRRLEDSFAAIDYFERRGIPFTVAVNCFEGAGRFPGETVRSALDLDPEVPLLMCDARERESVKEVLVAVVEHALTRADRQREHATT, translated from the coding sequence ATGGTCTTCGGGCGCTCTAGCCGCCGAAAGCCGCCCATCGAGCCCGTCACGCTGAAACTCCTGGTCGCGGGTGGATTCGGCGTCGGCAAGACCACACTGGTGGGCGCGGTCAGCGAGATCAGACCGCTGCGCACCGAGGAGACGCTGAGCGAGGTGGGCCGTCCTGTCGACGACACCGAGGGCGTCGAGAGCAAGAAGACCACGACCGTCGCGATGGACTTCGGGCGCATCACGCTCCGCGAGGACCTGGTGCTCTACATCTTCGGCACACCGGGCCAGGACCGCTTCTGGTTCCTCTGGGACGAGCTGGCACAGGGCGCGCTCGGCGCGGTCGTCCTCGCCGACACGCGCCGTCTGGAGGACTCCTTTGCGGCCATCGACTACTTCGAGCGCCGCGGCATTCCGTTCACCGTCGCCGTCAACTGCTTCGAAGGGGCGGGGCGTTTCCCCGGCGAGACGGTACGGTCGGCGCTCGACCTCGATCCCGAGGTGCCGCTGCTGATGTGCGACGCGCGGGAGCGCGAGTCCGTCAAGGAGGTGCTGGTGGCGGTGGTCGAGCACGCACTGACCCGCGCCGACCGGCAGCGCGAGCACGCCACGACCTGA
- the glpK gene encoding glycerol kinase GlpK, whose translation MTDKFVAAIDQGTTSSRCIIFNQDGAIVAVDQREHRQIFPKPGWVEHDATEIWSKVQAVVAGAIAKAGLRADQLSALGITNQRETTVLWDRATGKPVHNAIVWQDTRTSALCNELGGTHGQDRFRDTTGLPLASYFSGPKAAWLLDNVPGLRSRAERGEIAFGTIDSWLIWNLTGGTEGGVHVTDVTNASRTMLMDLHTLEWDPAILSVMDVPQVMLPEITSSAQVYGSAVGQLAGVPVASALGDQQAAIFGQACYDTGTAKNTYGTGSFLLLNTGNRPVPSKSGLITTLGYKIGDEAPVYCLEGSIAITGALVQWFRDQLGIIRSADEIETLAASVDDNGGAYVVPAFSGLFAPYWRSDARGVITGLTRYVTKAHLARAVLEATSWQTREVVDAMYQDSGVQITTLKVDGGMTANNLLMQHQADVLGVPVIRPKVSETTCLGAAYAAGLATGVWSDLDELKAHWRRDVEWSPRMEAQDREREYGNWRKAVERSFGWHEEDGA comes from the coding sequence ATGACGGACAAGTTCGTCGCCGCAATCGACCAGGGCACCACGTCCAGCAGGTGCATCATCTTCAACCAGGACGGCGCCATCGTCGCCGTCGACCAGCGTGAGCACCGTCAGATCTTCCCCAAGCCGGGCTGGGTGGAGCACGACGCCACCGAGATCTGGTCCAAGGTGCAGGCCGTCGTGGCCGGGGCGATCGCCAAAGCCGGCCTGCGTGCCGACCAGCTCAGCGCGCTCGGGATCACCAACCAGCGGGAGACGACGGTCCTGTGGGACCGGGCGACCGGCAAGCCGGTGCACAACGCGATCGTCTGGCAGGACACCCGTACCTCCGCGCTCTGCAACGAATTGGGCGGCACACACGGGCAGGACCGATTCCGCGACACCACCGGGCTCCCCCTCGCCAGCTATTTCTCGGGGCCCAAGGCGGCCTGGCTGCTGGACAATGTGCCCGGGCTGCGCAGCCGGGCGGAGCGCGGCGAGATCGCCTTCGGCACCATCGACTCCTGGCTGATCTGGAACCTCACGGGTGGCACCGAAGGCGGCGTCCATGTCACCGATGTGACCAACGCGTCACGCACGATGCTGATGGATCTGCATACCCTTGAATGGGATCCGGCGATCCTGTCGGTGATGGATGTGCCGCAGGTGATGCTCCCGGAGATCACGTCCTCCGCACAGGTCTACGGGAGCGCTGTCGGCCAGCTTGCGGGTGTGCCGGTGGCTTCCGCCCTGGGCGACCAGCAGGCAGCGATCTTCGGGCAGGCCTGCTACGACACGGGAACGGCCAAGAACACCTATGGCACCGGCAGTTTCCTGCTGCTGAACACCGGCAACCGGCCTGTGCCGTCGAAGAGCGGGTTGATCACGACGCTCGGGTACAAGATCGGCGACGAGGCGCCGGTGTACTGCCTGGAGGGGTCGATCGCGATCACCGGCGCGCTGGTGCAGTGGTTCCGCGACCAGCTCGGCATCATCCGCAGCGCGGACGAGATCGAGACGCTGGCGGCGAGCGTGGACGACAACGGCGGGGCGTATGTCGTGCCCGCCTTCTCGGGACTGTTCGCCCCGTACTGGCGCTCCGACGCGCGCGGTGTCATCACCGGTCTGACGAGGTATGTCACCAAGGCGCATCTGGCGCGCGCGGTGCTGGAGGCGACCAGCTGGCAGACGCGTGAGGTCGTCGACGCGATGTACCAGGACTCCGGGGTGCAGATCACCACTCTCAAGGTGGACGGCGGCATGACCGCCAACAATCTGCTGATGCAGCATCAGGCGGATGTGCTGGGGGTGCCGGTGATCCGGCCGAAGGTGTCCGAGACGACATGTCTCGGTGCCGCCTACGCGGCTGGGCTGGCGACCGGTGTCTGGTCGGACCTCGACGAGCTGAAGGCGCACTGGCGGCGGGACGTGGAGTGGTCGCCGCGGATGGAGGCGCAGGACCGGGAGCGCGAGTACGGCAACTGGCGCAAGGCGGTGGAGCGCAGCTTCGGCTGGCACGAGGAGGACGGGGCCTAG
- a CDS encoding roadblock/LC7 domain-containing protein — translation MTAPHAAAINSMAGPAVQGAGELNWLLDELVDRVASIRKALVLSSDGLATGTSRDLTREDSEHLAAVASGFHSLAKGVGRHFEAGRVRQTVVELDDAFLFVTAAGDGSCLAVLTDADSDVGLVAYEMTLMVKRVGVHLSTAPRTGQTAGG, via the coding sequence ATGACCGCACCACATGCCGCAGCAATCAACTCCATGGCCGGACCGGCCGTACAGGGGGCGGGCGAGCTCAACTGGCTTCTCGACGAGCTGGTCGACCGCGTCGCCAGCATCCGCAAGGCCCTGGTGCTCTCCAGCGACGGCCTGGCAACCGGCACCTCGCGGGATCTCACCCGCGAGGACAGTGAGCACCTCGCCGCCGTCGCCTCCGGTTTCCACAGTCTGGCCAAGGGAGTCGGGCGCCACTTCGAGGCGGGCCGGGTGCGCCAGACCGTCGTCGAGCTGGACGACGCGTTCCTCTTCGTCACGGCCGCGGGCGACGGCAGCTGTCTGGCCGTGCTCACCGACGCGGACTCCGACGTCGGCCTGGTGGCGTACGAAATGACGCTCATGGTCAAGCGGGTCGGCGTCCACCTGTCCACCGCCCCACGGACCGGTCAGACCGCCGGAGGGTGA
- a CDS encoding Zn-ribbon domain-containing OB-fold protein yields MVAGWFTQESSEEDFRLLGTRCTACSSVFFPREDSFCRNPACGGAELTEVPLSKQGRVWSYTDGRYRPPAPYVSDPDTEWEPYTLVAVELEAERMVVLGQAVPGVSVGDLAVGMEVEVVPGVLGETTETIWTTWHWRPVGVAS; encoded by the coding sequence GTGGTGGCCGGGTGGTTCACACAGGAGAGCAGCGAGGAGGACTTCCGGCTGCTCGGCACCCGGTGCACCGCCTGTTCGTCGGTGTTCTTCCCGCGCGAGGACTCCTTCTGCCGCAACCCGGCTTGCGGGGGCGCGGAGTTGACGGAGGTCCCGCTGTCCAAGCAGGGACGGGTGTGGTCGTACACGGACGGGCGCTACCGCCCGCCGGCGCCGTATGTCTCCGACCCGGACACGGAGTGGGAGCCGTACACCCTTGTCGCCGTCGAGCTGGAGGCCGAGCGCATGGTCGTTCTCGGGCAGGCGGTGCCGGGTGTGTCCGTCGGTGACCTCGCGGTCGGAATGGAGGTCGAGGTCGTGCCCGGAGTGCTGGGCGAAACCACGGAGACCATCTGGACGACCTGGCACTGGCGGCCCGTGGGGGTGGCGTCGTGA